DNA from Streptomyces sp. NBC_01260:
AGAGGGACTCCAGGACGGAGTCCTCGGGGCTGCGCTCGACCTCGTTGGCGTCGAGCATTTCGCCGGTGGTCACTTCCAGCCGGAAACGACTGGATTTGAAGTGGTCGGCGACCAGGTTGCGGGCGATTGTGACCAGCCAGGCGCCGAAGTCGCGGCCCTGCCAGGTGAACGTGGAGATACGCCGCAGGGCGCGCAGGAAGGTCTCACTGGTGAGGTCCTCCGCCGTCGCCTTGCCGCCCACGCGGTAGTAGATGTAGCGGTACACGGTGTCGCTGTACTGGTCATAGAGGCGGCCGAAGGCGTCAGCCTCACCGGCCTGTGCGCGCTCGACGAGATCCATCATGCGCGCGCTGTCGCTGTCGGCCGTCGGCCGACGAACGGTGGACGTGGTCGTTGCGCCGCGGTTGCTGCGTCTTCCGACCGCCGCACCGCGTTCGGCCAGGGCGTAGCAAGGGCCGGCAGGTGCAGGGGTGGCAAAGGCGGGTACGGCGTACGCGGTGGGGACGAAGCCGCGCAAGCGGTCGGCGACCGTTGCGCGCAGCGTAGCCAGGCCCGAGGCGTCAACCCCGACGTGTGGGTACACGGGACTCCCAGAGGCAGAGCTTCCATCACGTGCAGTGCGGAACCGTCACTCGTCGTAGTGAGTGGTGGGTTCCGGAATGCGTCTGAGGAGAATAACGCTTCGTACAGGCAGTGCTACACCCAGTTGCTCAAATCACCGGTTACGTCGCTTCTGTAGCGACTATTCGACACATTAAGTAGCGCATCGTGACCGGTTATTGATCGAATTATTTCGGGATCTGTCAGCCGTCGCGACAGGTTGTGGTCGGGCGGGGTGACCCGGCCGGTGGGTGCGGCCGGGGTCAGCGGCGGCGGCGGTGCAGGGCGACGGCGGCGGCGGTGCCGCCCGCGAGGGCGCCCACCCCGGCCGCGGCCGGGATGCCGACCTTGGCCGCCTTGCGGCCCGTCCGGTAGTCGCGCAGCCGCCAGTCACGGGCGCGGGCGTACTTGCGGAGCTTGGTGTCGGGGTTGATCGCGTACGGGTGTCCGACCAGGGACAGCATCGGGATGTCGTTGTGCGAGTCGCTGTACGCGGCGCAGCGCGCCAGGTCCAGGCCCTCCGCCGCGGCCAGGGCGCGTACCGCCTCGGCCTTCGCGGGGCCGTGCAGGGGTTCGCCGACCAGACGCCCGGTGTAGACCCCGTCGACGGATTCGGCGACCGTGCCGAGCGCGCCGGTCAGGCCGAGGCGGCGGGCGATGATCGTGGCGGTCTCCACCGGAGCGGCGGTGACCAGCCAGACCTTCTGTCCGGCGTCGAGGTGGGCCTGGGCGAGGGCGCGGGTGCCGGGCCAGATGCGGTCGGCCATGTACTCGTCGTAGATCTCCTCGCCGATGGACATCAGCTCGGAGACGCGGTGGCCCTTCACGATGGACAGGGCGCTGTCGCGCGCGTCCTGCATGTGTTCGGGGTCCTCGACGCCGGCCAGCCTGAACCAGGCCTGCTGCCAGGCGAACCGGGTCAGTTCGCGGCGCTCGAAGAACTTCCGCTTGTACAGGCCGCGACCGAAGTGGAAGATCGCGGCGCCCTGCATCACGGTGTTGTCGAGGTCGAAGAAGGCGGCGGCCCGGTCGTCGCCGACGACGGGGAACTCCGGTTCCTCGGCCTCCGCGCCGGGCGTGGCGCCGGCATCGGCTTCGGTGTCCGCGGACCGCTCGGCGTCGAGCGACGATTTCCGCGCTGCTTCTGCTGCTGCCTCGCCTGCCAGCACGCTCCGTGCTGTCGCGGAACGCCTACGGGGTGTGAGCCATCCAAGAGCGGCCATGCCGTGAGCATAGCCAGTTGGCCCGGCCCTTCCCGACCTGCCGGGATGCGGTGGCGTGAACTCTCGGGGACCGAATTGTTAATCGGGTGATTCCGGGCGTAGGGGATGAGGGGCCGGGCAGCTCCGTCCGCGGCGCAGAATGGAGGGCATGAGTGCCCTGTTGCGTCGTACGAAGAAGAAGCCCGCGGACCGGGTGGTGACCCTGGTCGGGAAGCCCGGGTGTCACCTCTGTGACGATGCCAGGCTGGTGGTGCGGGAAGTCTGCGAGGAGACCGGCGCGTCGTGGGAGGAGAAGGACATCACCCGGGACGAGCAGCTGTACCGGGAGTACTGGGAGCAGATCCCCGTGGTCCTCATTGATAACGAACAGCACACGTTCTGGCGGGTGGACCCGGTAAGACTGCGCAGTGCGCTGCTTTCCTGAGTGAAACCCGGTTACCATCATGGGCGTTTTGAGTGGTCCCGGGGGTGTAGTCGTGAGGAGCGTGTACCACCTTGCCCCCTTCGGGCCTGCAACGGGCTGATGCGATCGGCGGTTCCTGGATCGCGCGACGAATGTGCGTGACCCCGGTCACTTTGACCGGACAAATCGGACACTATCTTTGTGCACGCGTTCACAAAGACATAGCCTGCATTCGACGGGGCGGCCATGGGACATGCGGCCGCCTGCAGCCCCGCTCATCCCGCAGGAGCACCGTGGCAACTGGCCGAAACCACCGACCGGCGACCCGTAGCCGAGGAATTCCCGAGGCCACCGTCGCCCGACTTCCGTTGTATCTCCGTGCGCTGACCGCGCTCTCCGAGCGCTCGGTCCCCACGGTCTCCTCCGAGGAGCTCGCCGCGGCGGCGGGAGTCAACTCCGCCAAGCTGCGGAAGGACTTCAGCTACCTCGGTTCGTACGGGACGCGTGGCGTCGGCTACGACGTCGAGTATCTCGTCTACCAGATCTCCCGTGAGCTCGGCCTCACCCAGGACTGGCCGGTCGCGATCGTCGGCATCGGTAACCTCGGAGCCGCGCTCGCCAACTACGGCGGTTTCGCCTCCCGCGGGTTCCGGGTCGCCGCGCTGATCGACGCCGACCCCGCGATGGCCGGAACGCCCGTCGCGGGTATCCCCGTCCAGCACGCCGACGACCTGGACCGGATCATCAGTGAGAACGGCGTGTCGATCGGTGTGATCACCACCCCGCCCGGCGCGGCGCAGCAGGTCTGCGACCGGCTCGTGGCCGCGGGTGTCACCTCCATCCTCAACTTCGCCCCGACCGTGCTCTCGGTGCCCGACGGCGTCGACGTGCGCAAGGTCGACCTCTCCATCGAGCTCCAGATCCTCGCCTTCCACGAGCAGCGCAAGGCCGGCGAGGACGCCGCCGCGGACAGTGCCCCCGACCCGGCCGCACCGCCCGTGCGCGCCACGACCACCAGCCGGAAGGGACCCGACGGGGACATGCCCGCCGTGATGCCGGCATGAGTCTCCTTGTCGTAGGGCTGAGCCACCGCAGCGCCCCCGTCTCCGTGCTGGAGCGGGCCTCGCTGGCCGCCGGTACCCAGGCCGCGCTGTTGCGCGACACCCTCGCCGCGGAGCCCGCGGTCGAGGCCGCCGTCCTCGCCACCTGCAACCGCATCGAGCTGTACGCCGACGTGGACAAGTTCCACGCGGGCGTCGCCGAGCTGTCCACCCTGCTCGCCCGGCACAGCGGCGTCGGTCTGGACGAGCTCACTCCGTATCTCTATGTGCACTACGAGGACCGGGCCGTCCACCACCTCTTCTCGGTGGCCTGCGGACTGGACTCGATGGTCGTGGGCGAGGGCCAGATCCTCGGTCAGATCAAGGACGCGCTGGCGCTGGGGCAGGAGCTCCACACCGCCGGCCGGCTGCTGAACGACCTCTTCCAGCAGGCCCTGCGGGTCGGCAAGCGCGCCCACAGCGAGACCGGGATCGACCGGGCCGGGCAGTCGCTCGTCACGTTCGGTCTGGAGCAGCTCGCCGAGGGCCGCGACCCCGGTGTCTGGGCGAAGGGCAAGCGCGCCCTGGTGATCGGCGCGGGCTCGATGTCCTCGCTGGCCGCCGCGACGCTGGCCCGTACCGGTGTCGCCGAGATCGTCGTCGCCAACCGCACCCGTGCTCGCGCCGACCGGCTGGTCGAGATCCTCAACCAGGCCGCCGGTGCCTCGGTGGCGGCCCACGCGGTGGAGATGGCCACGGTCTCCGACGAACTGACACGTGCCGATGTCGTCGTCTCCTGCACCGGTGCGACCGGTCTGGTGCTGAGCGCCGAGGCCGTCGCCGGTGCGCTCGGGCTGGACTTCGACGCGCGCGAGGCACCCGCCGCGCCTGTCGCCGCGCCGCCCGCCGAGCCGGACCAGCACGCCGCGTGGGTGGAGAACGGTTCCGCCACCGCGACCGCGCAGGCGCAGGCCGTCCGCCGGGTCACCGTGCCCGCCCAGTCCACCGGGCCGGTCCGCCTCGCCCTGCTGGACCTCGCGATGCCCCGTGACATCGACGGCGACGCCGCCCGCCTCGACGGTGTGCGCCTCGTCGACATCGAGTCGCTCGCCGAGGCGTCCGCCGACGCCCCGATGGCCGCCGATGTGGACCAGGTGCGCACCATCGTCGCCGACGAGGTCGCCGCCTTCGGTGCCGCCCAGCGCGCCGCCCACATCACTCCCACCGTCGTCGCCCTGCGCACGATGGCCGCCGGAGTGGTTGCGGGCGAGATCGCACGGCTGGACGGACGCCTCCCCGACCTGGACGAAAAGCAGCGCGCCGAGATCTCGCAGACCGTGCGCCGCGTCGTCGACAAGCTCCTGCACGCGCCCACCGTGCGGGTCAAGCAGCTCGCCAGCGAGCCCGGCGGCGCCGGGTACGCCGATGCGCTGCGGGAACTCTTCGACCTCGACCCGCAGACGGTCGCCGCCGTCTCCCGGGCAGACCTGAACGACCCGAATCGAGGGCGGTCATGACCGACAACTCACCCCTGGGCGCGGGGGCCACCAAGCCGCTGCGGCTGGGGACCCGGCGCAGCAAGCTCGCCATGGCGCAGTCCGGCCTGGTGGCCGAGGCCGTCAGCGAGGTGACCGGGCGGGCCGTCGAGCTCGTCGAGATCACCACGTACGGGGACATCTCCAAGGAGCAGCTCTCGCAGATCGGCGGGACCGGCGTGTTCGTCGCCGCGCTGCGCGAAGCCCTGCTCCGCGGCGAGGTGGACTTCGCCGTCCACTCGCTGAAGGACCTGCCCACCGCTCAGCCCGAGGGTCTGGTGCTGGCCGCGGTGCCGGTGCGCGAGGACCCGCGTGACGTGCTGGTGGCGCGGGACGGGCTGACCCTCGGGCAGCTGCCGCCCGGTTCCCGGATCGGCACCGGCTCGCCGCGCCGGATGGCGCAGCTCAACGCGTACGCCCGCGCTCACGGCCTCGGCATCGAGACCGTGCCGATCCGCGGCAACGTCGATACGCGTATTGGTTTTGTACGAAGCGGTGAACTGGACGCGGTGGTACTCGCCGCGGCCGGACTCAGCCGTCTCGGCCGGACCGGTGAGGTGACCGATTTCCTGTCGGTCGACACCGTTCTGCCCGCTCCCGGCCAGGGAGCACTGGCGATCGAATGCGCTGCCAGCAGCGCTGACCTCGCCGCCGCGCTCGCCGAGCTCGACGACCCGTACACCCGGGCCGCCGTGACCGCCGAGCGTGCCCTGCTCGCCGCCCTGGAGGCCGGCTGCTCCGCACCTGTGGGTGCGCTGGCCGACCTCCTGGCCGACGGTCAGGCTGTCAACGAACTGCGCCTGCGCGGGGTCGTCGGGTCCACCGACGGTTCCTCGCTGGTGCAGCTGTCCACCACCGGTCCCGTCCCCACGTCGCACGACGACGCGGCGGCCCTCGGTCGCGAACTCGCGGCCGAGATGCTCGCCAAGGGTGCGGCCGGTCTTATGGGGGAGCGAGCACTTTGAGCCCCACCGGCCCCGCCGCATCCGATTTCCCTGTCCTGTCCGCAGGGCACGTCACCTTCCTCGGCGCCGGTCCCGGCGACCCGGGACTGCTGACTCTGCGCGCCGTCGAGGCGCTTGCGAGCGCGGACGTTCTTGTCGCCGAGCCGGACGTTCTCGGCGTCGTTCGCTGCCATGCGCGGGCAGGCGTAAGCACGCCTGAGCTGACGGTTGTTGACGCGCAGTCAACAGCCGTCGGTGTTCCCGTTCTCAGGGACGCGGCCAATCTTGTCATGGAGGCCGCGAAGGGCGGCAGGCGGGTCGTCCGTGCCGTCGCCGGTGACCCGGGCCTGGACGGTCACGCGGGCGGCGAGATGCTGGCCTGCGCGGCCGCCGGTATTCCCTTCGAGGTCGTGCCGGGTGTCGCCAACGTCGTGGGGGTGCCCGCGTACGCCGGGGTGCCGCTGCGTGACGCGCAGGGCGCGGACGTCCGGTTCGTCGACGCCCGTACCGCCTCGGACCGCTGCTGGAGCGAGGTCGGCGCGAGCGATGCCACGTGTGTCATCTCGACGACGCTCGACGCGGTGGCCGCGGCCGCCGGTGAGCTGGTCTCGGCGGGCCGCAAGCCCGACACCCCGCTGACGGTGACGGTCGGCGGCACGACGACCCGGCAGCGCACCTGGACGGCGACGCTGGGCACCATCGCCCAGCTCTTCAAGCAGGCGAAGGTCCTTCCGTCGCCGGAGGGGCACCGGCCCGTCATAGCCGTGGTCGGGGAGCGCAGCTCCGCCGCCCAGCGCGACCAGCTCGCGTGGTTCGAGTCCAAGCCGATGTTCGGCTGGAAGGTGCTCGTGCCGCGTACGAAGGAGCAGGCGGCGTCGCTCTCCGACCAGTTGCGTTCGTACGGCGCGGTGCCGCACGAGGTCCCGACGATCGCCGTCGAGCCGCCGCGTACGCCCCAGCAGATGGAGCGCGCGGTCAAGGGCCTGGTCACCGGCCGCTACGAGTGGATTGCGTTCACCAGCGTCAACGCGGTGAAGGCCGTCCGGGAGAAGTTCGAGGAGTACGGGCTCGACGCCCGTGCCTTCGCCGGGATCAAGGTCGCGGCCGTCGGCGAGCAGACCGCCGCCGCGCTCGTCGATTTCGGTGTGAAGCCGGACCTGGTGCCGTCCGGTGAGCAGTCCGCCGCCGGTCTGCTGGAGGACTGGCCGCCGTACGACCCGGTCTTCGACCCGATCGACCGCGTCTTCCTGCCGCGTGCCGACATCGCCACCGAGACGCTGGTGGCCGGTCTCATCGAGCTGGGCTGGGAGGTCGACGACGTCACCGCGTACCGCACGGTCCGCGCCTCGCCGCCGCCCGCCGACACGCGTGAGGCCATCAAGGGCGGCGGGTTCGACGCGGTGCTCTTCACCTCGTCCTCGACGGTGCGCAACCTGGTCGGCATCGCCGGCAAGCCGCACAACGTGACCGTCATCGCGTGTATCGGCCCGGCCACGGCGAAGACCGCCGAGGAGCACGGTCTGCGCGTCGACGTCCTGTCCCCGGAGCCGTCCGTGCACAAGCTCGCCGAGGCGCTCGCCGCCTTCGGTGCGCAGCGCCGGGACGCGGCGAAGGAGGCCGGTGACCCGGTGACGCGGCCGAGCGAGCGGCGTCCCGGTGCGCGGCGGCGTCGTACGACGACCTGATCCGCGGGACGAGTGCGGGGCCCGGCTGCTTCTTCGCGGAGCGGCCGGGCCCCTCTCCGTTCCCCGGCCCCTTTTCCCGGCACGGGTGTCGGTAAGACGGTGATGTGTGCGGGTCTAGTCTCGAAGGATGACTGTGTACGGAAACTTCCCCGGCTCTCGCCCCCGACGGCTGCGGACGACCCCCGCGATGCGGCGGATGGTCGCCGAGACACGGCTCGACCCGGCGAATCTGATCCTGCCCGCGTTCGTGCGCGAGGGCATCGACGCCCCGGTCGCCATCTCGGCCATGCCCGGGGTGCGGCAGCACACCCTGGACACCCTGCGCAAGGCCGCGGTCGACGCGGTCTCGGCCGGGGTCAGCGGGATCATGCTGTTCGGTGTGCCGCTGGACGAGAAGAAGGACGCCCGGGGCACGGCGGGCACCGACCCCGAGGGCATCCTCCAGGCCGGTCTGCGCGCGGTCCGCGAGGAGGTCGGTGACGATCTCGTCGTCATGTCCGACCTCTGTCTGGACGAGTACACCGACCACGGCCACTGCGGTGTGCTGACCGAGGACGGCCGGGTCGACAACGACGCGACGCTGGAGCGGTACGCCGAGATGGCCCAGGTCCAGGCCGACGCGGGCGCCCATGTGGTCGGCCCCAGCGGCATGATGGACGGCCAGGTCGGGGTGATCCGCGACGCGCTGGACCAGACCGGACACGAGGACGTCTCGATCCTCGCGTACACGGTGAAGTACTCCTCCGCCTTCTACGGCCCGTTCCGCGAGGCCGTCGGCTCCTCGCTCGAGGGTGACCGCAGGACGTATCAGCAGGACCCGGCCAACGCCCGTGAGTCGCTGCGCGAGTTGGCGCTCGACCTCGCCGAGGGCGCGGACATGGTCATGGTCAAGCCGGCCGGACCGTACCTGGACATCCTGGCGAAGGTCGCCGAGTCGGTGGACGTGCCGGTCGCCGCGTACCAGATCAGTGGTGAGTACGCGATGATCGAGGCCGCCGCCGAGCGCGGCTGGATCGACCGGGACGCGGCGATCATGGAGAGCCTGACCGGTATCCGGCGGGCGGGCGCGCAGATGATCCTGACGTACTGGGCGACGGAGGTCGCGCAGCGGCTGGGGCGCGCCGGCTCCTGAAGCGGGTACGCAAAAGTCCCGCCCGGCCGGTGAGGAACTCCGGTACCAGGGCGGGACTTTCGCGTACGGCGCTACCGGGCCGGTGGGCCTACTTCGCGGTGGCGTAGGCGGTCCAGATCCGGAGCGGGAAGACATTGCCGCGCTCCGAGTCGTCCCCGCCCACGCCCTGCATGCCCAGCAGTTGAGGGGTTCCCGGCTTGTTGCGGAACATCGTCACGGCCGTGGTCAGCCCCTTGGCGTGGCCGATGAACCAGGCCGACTTCATCCGGTCGTCCCCGTCGGTCGCGCCCGCCGAGAGGTCGTCGAGGGTCCCGGAACCGGCGAACGCGTCGAACTTCTTGTCCTGCGCCAGCGACGTCCAGGCCGAGATGCCCAGGGTGTCCTTCACATCGTTGGCCACCGAGGCGTCCATCGCGCGCTGCGGCGCCGGTTTCCCGAAGCCCTCGATGGCCTCGCCGTCCCGGGTCATCCCGGTCACCGAGTAGGGCTCGGCCCGCATACCGCCGTTGCTGAAGGCGCCGTACGCGTCCGCCATCCTGACCGCGCTCGGTGTGGACGTGCCGAGGGGGAAGGACTTGTCCAGCCGGGCCAGGCTCTCCTCGTGCAGCCCGGCCGCGACCGCCATCTCCTTCACCTTCTTCAGCCCGATGTCCTTGCCGAGCCGTTCGAAGGTGAGGTTGGCCGATCTGATCAGCGCGTCGCGCAGGGTCGTCGGCACCAGGACCGGCACCGGGAGGACACCGCCACCCGAGGGGGTCGTGGGCGTCGCCGGGCGCGGGCCGCCCGTGATCAGACGCCCCGTACTGCTGTAGCCGCTGTCCAGGGTGATTCCGCCGCCCTTCTGAAGGGCCGCGGCCAGCACGAAGGGCTTGAAGGCCGAGCCGACGGGGACGCCCGCGGTGTCGGCGTTGTTGGCGAAACGGGTGGTCGCGTCGGCTCCGCCGTACACCGCGACCACGGCCCCGTCCTCGGGACGGACGGATGCGGCGCCGACCTCGACGTACTTGTCCGCGGGGCGCTTCTTGGGGGCGAGGTCGTGCCTGCGCACGCTGCGCACGGCCCGCTCCAGCTGCTGCACCCTGTCCTTCTCGAAGGTGGTGTGCACCCGGTAGCCGCCCCGGGCGAGGTCCTTGGCGGTGAGGCCCGAACGCTTCTTGATGTACTTGTTGGCGATGTCGACGAGGTAGCCGGTCTGGCCGCCGAGGCTGGTCGGCTTGACCGCGTCCCGCGGCTCCGGGAACTTCTTGTACGTGGCCCGCTCGGCCTTCGTCATCATGCCGTTCTCGACCTGCCGGTCCAGGATCCACTCCCAGCGGTCGACGGCGCGCTGGTGGTTGCCCTTGCCGCCCGAGGGGTCGTACTCCTCCGCCCCCTTGAGCAGGGACGCGAGCATCGCGGTCTGGCTGGGATCGAGGTTCTTCGCGGGGATTCCGTAGTACGTGACCGCCGCTGCCTGGATGCCGTAGGCGCCGCGGCCGAACCAGCTGGTGTTCAGATATCCCTGGAGGATCTCCGCCTTGCTCTGCTTGTTGCTCAGCTTGAGCGAGATGAAGAACTCCTTGAACTTCCTTTTCGCCGACTGCTCCTGGCTGAGGTAGGTGTTCTTCACGTACTGCTGGGTGATGGTGGAGCCGCCCTGGGTCTCACCGCCTTCGACCATGCTGACGGCCGCGCGGGCGATCCCCTTCACCGATACCCCCGCGTCGGAGTAGAAGGTCTCGTTCTCGGCGGCTATGACCGCGTGCTCCATCGAGTCGGGTATGTCGGCGAGCGTGACGTTCTGCCGGTTGACCGCGCCCACGCTCACCAACTGGCTGCCGTCCGCCCAGTAGTAGACGGTGCCCTGCCTGCTGGCCTCGGCGTTCTCGTCCGGGATGTCGACGGACGCGTACACGGCGGCGAACAGCCCGGCCAGCGCCGTGAGTCCGAGCAGGGCCGCGCTCAGCACCTGCCGCCAGGAAGGGGCCCAGCGGAGCCAGTTGGTTCTCCCCCGGCGGGGGTAGTCGACTCGGCGCACGCGAGGGCGTTTCGGGCGGATGGGGCGTCGGGCCATGCTTCAGCTCCTCGTTCACCGTCCACGGCGGGGGCGCGGACTTGTGAGAGGAGATGTTCCGGATCGTGATCAGGTTGTCTCGGGGCCCCGCCCAGCACGGGTGGCGCACGCGCACCGGGCAGCCTTTGCGGGGAAACGATGAACGATGCCCCACATGTCGGCCGGTGCGGCGGTCCCGGCCCGGGGGCGGGGACCGGCGCTCAGGCCCCCGGTCCGTGACCCCAGGCCGCGAGGATGCGGGCGGCCTCCCGGCCCAGTGTCCGGTCGTCGGCCAGCCGGTGCAGCACCTCGGCCCGGCTCTCGCTCGGGCCCGCGTGGCTGAGCGCTGCCAGGGCGTTGTCCCGGACGAGCTGGTCCTCGTCGCGCAGGACGGCGGCCGCCATCGCGTCGTGGACCTCCGGGTCGTCCGCGTAGGGGCCCAGCGCCATGGCCGCGTACTGCCGCACCAGGTCCTCGTCGGGCCCGCGCATCACGGCCAGCAGTGCGCGGGCGGCCCGCCGGCGGTGCGTGCCGTCCGTGGGCGGCCACAGCCGCAGGGCCGTCGTGGCCTCGATCCTGGCGAGCTCGTACTCCTCGGTGTCCTCGGTCACCGAGGCGAGGAACGGCAGGGCCGCCGGGTGGTCGGGCCGGTCCGCGAGTATGTCGCCTATTCCCGCGACGAGTTCGCGCCGCTTGTCGCTCTCGGGGGGCTGTGCGTGGAACTGATCGATGAGGCTCTCTGTCCGGTCCATTGTGTGTGGCTTCCCCGTGGGAGGCGGCGCACTCCCCGTACGCGCCCGCGCCCCGCCTGCCCCGCCGGTGGGCGGGGTGGACGGGGGGCGGGCAGGGCAGATGGGGCGGACGGGGCTCAGTACTGGAGGGCGTCGGCCATCTCGGTCTGCCAGTAGGTGACGAAGCCGTTGTCGTCCCAGTAGGTGTTGGCGGGGAGCGTCAGCTCGGCGGGGGCGCCCGTGGAACCCACAGGGTTCTTGCCGGCGAAGTTGACCTGGAGGTGGCTGCCCTTGCGGGGGGCGGGGCCGCTGCCGGGCTCGCCGGTCAGGCCGATGGCGGCGTACGCGGACTGGCCCGGCTCAAGTGTCACGACGGCCTGGGGCTGGCTGTCCTCCAGGATCGGGAAGACGGCCTGCGCGTCGTCGAAGCGGAGCTTGGGTGCGTAGTAGGCGTTGCAGAGCTGGGAGCCCGCGTTCGTCACGGTCAGCAGCAGGTGGTTGATGGGGCGGCTCACCTTGGTGACGGTGACCTTGGTGTTACTGCCGGTGCAGGTGACCGTCTTGGTGCTGCTGCTGGTGGGGCCGGCAGTGTTGCCTGCCTTGTCCGTGGAGCCGCTGGTGTTCTTCCCGTCGCTCGTGGCGGGCGGCGCGGTGTTCTTCGTCGTGCCGCTGCCGCTGCCGCCGGTCTTGGTGCCGGAGTTGGCGGCGGGGGCGTCGGTGGCGCCCTCCTCCGGTGCGGCGGTCTGGGGCTGGGACTGGGACTCGGGCTGGGACGTGGCCTGCTTGTCGATGGTGTGCGCCACCGGGGCGGCCGCTCCCGCCTTGCTGCTCTCGCTGCTGCCGCTGTCACCACTGCACGCGGTGAGCGAGAGGGCGGCCAGGAGCGCGGTGGCGGCGAGGGCGGTGGTGCGGATGCGGTTGCTGCGCATGGTGGTACTCCCCGTGAAGTGGTGCTGCTGGTGGTGGTGCTGGTGGTCTGTGCGGTTCAGCGCCGGCGGTTCAGTACTGGCGGTTCAGTACTGGCTGTTCAGTACTGGCTGTTCAGTACTGGAGGGCGTCGGCCATCTCGGTCTGCCAGTAGGTGACGAAGCCGTTGTCGTCCCAGTAGGTGTTGGCCGGGAGCGGCAGCTCGGCCGGGGCGCCCGTGGAGCCGGAGTTACGGTCGGCGAAGTACACCTTGAGGTGGGTGGCCTTGCGCGGGGCCGGGCCGCTGCCGGGCTCGCCGGTGAGGCCGATGGAGGCGTACGCGGACTGGCCCGGGTCGAGCGTGACGACGGCCTGCGGCTGGCTGTCCTTCAGGATCGGGAAGACGGCCTGCGCGTCGTCGAAGCGGAGCATCGGGGCGTAGTAGGCGTAGCAGGGGCGGCTGCCCGCGTTGGTCACGGTGAGCAGCAGGTGGTTGATGGGGCGGCTCACCTTGGTGACCGTGGTCTTGGCGTTCGTGCCGGTGCAGGTGACGGGCTTGCTGCTGGTGGTCTTGCCGCTGGAGTTCTTGCTCACCTGGCTGGTGGAGCCGGTGTCGGCGCCCTTTCCGCTCTTCGTGACGGGCGGCGCGGCGTTCTTCGA
Protein-coding regions in this window:
- a CDS encoding DUF4232 domain-containing protein, whose translation is MRSNRIRTTALAATALLAALSLTACSGDNGSTNDNGKAAASAPAGDSAGKQSQPPAAAPEKDATDADAQTDGTSKNAAPPVTKSGKGADTGSTSQVSKNSSGKTTSSKPVTCTGTNAKTTVTKVSRPINHLLLTVTNAGSRPCYAYYAPMLRFDDAQAVFPILKDSQPQAVVTLDPGQSAYASIGLTGEPGSGPAPRKATHLKVYFADRNSGSTGAPAELPLPANTYWDDNGFVTYWQTEMADALQY
- a CDS encoding DUF4232 domain-containing protein — its product is MRSNRIRTTALAATALLAALSLTACSGDSGSSESSKAGAAAPVAHTIDKQATSQPESQSQPQTAAPEEGATDAPAANSGTKTGGSGSGTTKNTAPPATSDGKNTSGSTDKAGNTAGPTSSSTKTVTCTGSNTKVTVTKVSRPINHLLLTVTNAGSQLCNAYYAPKLRFDDAQAVFPILEDSQPQAVVTLEPGQSAYAAIGLTGEPGSGPAPRKGSHLQVNFAGKNPVGSTGAPAELTLPANTYWDDNGFVTYWQTEMADALQY
- a CDS encoding HEAT repeat domain-containing protein — encoded protein: MDRTESLIDQFHAQPPESDKRRELVAGIGDILADRPDHPAALPFLASVTEDTEEYELARIEATTALRLWPPTDGTHRRRAARALLAVMRGPDEDLVRQYAAMALGPYADDPEVHDAMAAAVLRDEDQLVRDNALAALSHAGPSESRAEVLHRLADDRTLGREAARILAAWGHGPGA
- a CDS encoding transglycosylase domain-containing protein; amino-acid sequence: MARRPIRPKRPRVRRVDYPRRGRTNWLRWAPSWRQVLSAALLGLTALAGLFAAVYASVDIPDENAEASRQGTVYYWADGSQLVSVGAVNRQNVTLADIPDSMEHAVIAAENETFYSDAGVSVKGIARAAVSMVEGGETQGGSTITQQYVKNTYLSQEQSAKRKFKEFFISLKLSNKQSKAEILQGYLNTSWFGRGAYGIQAAAVTYYGIPAKNLDPSQTAMLASLLKGAEEYDPSGGKGNHQRAVDRWEWILDRQVENGMMTKAERATYKKFPEPRDAVKPTSLGGQTGYLVDIANKYIKKRSGLTAKDLARGGYRVHTTFEKDRVQQLERAVRSVRRHDLAPKKRPADKYVEVGAASVRPEDGAVVAVYGGADATTRFANNADTAGVPVGSAFKPFVLAAALQKGGGITLDSGYSSTGRLITGGPRPATPTTPSGGGVLPVPVLVPTTLRDALIRSANLTFERLGKDIGLKKVKEMAVAAGLHEESLARLDKSFPLGTSTPSAVRMADAYGAFSNGGMRAEPYSVTGMTRDGEAIEGFGKPAPQRAMDASVANDVKDTLGISAWTSLAQDKKFDAFAGSGTLDDLSAGATDGDDRMKSAWFIGHAKGLTTAVTMFRNKPGTPQLLGMQGVGGDDSERGNVFPLRIWTAYATAK